DNA from Rhodothermales bacterium:
CGGTTTGAGGCAGGATTATACCCAGAGAATTACCGATGCGGCGGATTTTGATTTTCTCGGCGTTCATGGTCGTGGTCGTTTAGCATGTAAAGGTAGAACAATTGTTATAACGCTTGTATCGCAGGAAGTTCTCCAAAGATTACCGGGCTGACAGAAATTGGCTTAAAGCGCTCGAAATCGAATGGACGTTCCCCCGATCGAACGGCAGGGGCGGCTTGATTTTGATGACATTATGGTCCGGTCCGTCCGTGCTGAGCAGGATACCCTCCTGTTTCAGGGCTTCGACGGCCGCGGAAGCCGTGGCGGGGTCCGGCGTCCGGGTGACTCGGTCTGCCACGAACTCGACCCCGATAAACAGCCCGAGGCCGCGCACGTCGCCGATGGCGGGGTGGCGATCCTTTAGGGCGCGGAGTTCGTCGAGGAAGTAGGCGCCGGTTTCCAGGGCGTGTTGTTGGAGGCCTTCTGCCTCGATCACATCCAGCACCGCGAGGCCGGCCGCGCACGACACCGGGTTGCCGCCGAAGGTATTGAAGTACTCCATGCCATTGTTAAAGGCATCCGCGATGGCCGGCGTGGTCACCACCGCCCCCATCGGGTGCCCGTTGCCGATCGGTTTGCCCATGGTGACGATGTCTGGCACGACGCCCTGGGTTTCGAACGCCCAGAAGTGGGAGCCGACGCGGCCGAAGCCGACCTGCACTTCGTCGGCGATGCAGACGCCGCCGGCGGCGCGGACGGCGGCATAGGCGGCCGCCAGGAATCCATCGGGCAGGACGATCTGGCCGCCGCAGCTCAGGATGGACTCGGCGATAAACGCGGCCGGCGGATGGGCCGCGGCGAGCGCGGCGACAGGGCCGGCGTAGCGCGCGCCGAGGTCGGTCGATGTGTCTCGATAGAGGCCCCGGTAGGGGTCGGGCGCGGGGGCGATGTGGACCCACGGGGGGGCGCCGCGACCGCCGCGGCTGTTGAACTTGTAGGGGCTGATGTCGATCGTCGCGGCGGAGTTGCCGTGGTAGGCGTGGTCGAGCGCGATGACATCCTGCCGGCCCGTGTAGGTTCTCGCCAGACGGAGCGCCAGCTCGTTCGCCTCGGTACCGGAGCAAACGAAATAGCAGACGCTGAGTGGCTCTGGGAAGGTGGCGGTGAGCCGGCGGGCGTATTCGACGAGCCCGTCGTGCAGGTAGCGCGTGTTCGTGTTGAGCCGGCCGGCCTGCTCCGCGATGGCGCTTACGACGCGGGGGTGGCTGTGGCCGACGTGGCAGACATTGTTCACGCCATCGAGGTAGGCGCGGCCCGCCTCGTCGTACAGGTATTGCCCGCGGCCGCGGACGATCTTGAGCGGCTCCCGGTAGGAGAGGCTGAGCGAGGGGCCTAGGTGACGCCGGCGCAGGGCCAGCAGGTCGTTGTAGGAGTGGTTGGTGTGCATAAGGGATCTCGAAAATGAAATCGGTGGCGCCCGGGAATCGAAATCAGGAGGTCGGCGTCAGACCCGAAGGGTTTTCGAAACCCTTCGGGTCTTGACGGATCGCAACAAATCGCGCGTGCACCGCCGCCCGATCCAGCCGGGTCAAGCGCTGCAGCGCCTCCCACGCCGGCGCTTCACTGACGGCCAGGTAGGCGTTGTCCGGCGCCCGGGCGCGCTCGCGCGCCGAGTAGCACACGCTCATCGCCAGTCGCAGCAAGATCAATTCGAAGGCCAGCGCGAGCTCCTCTTCCGTCAACGGGAAAACGGCGTTGAATCCCTCGAAAACGTGGAGCGCGGCATCTACCGGCTCCGATTTCCCCAGCAGTGCGTACGTCGCGGCGATCGCCGGCTCGCAGACCAGCGCCGTCCAGATCAGATCTCCAAAATCGATGACCCCGCTTACACGTATCGTGGCGCCGGCGGCAGGCACCAGCACGTTGTGGTCGTTGGCGTCGTTATGGATCACCTGCATCCGTAATCGATCCAGCGCCGTCGATGTCTGGTTCGCGAATCGGTCGAGGATGTCCTCCGCGAAACGGCGACGCGCGGGGTCGGTAATCGCCGGCAGACAGGGAAACGCCAGACCCGCCTGCCGGAGGTCCCAGCGCAGGGTGCGCTGCATGGCTTCATGCCCGTACCCGCTCAGTGCCCGGTCGAGCCGGCCGAAGTACCGGCCGACGTCCCGGAGCAGCGCCGGCGGATGTTCGGGCAGATCCGCCAGAAATCGACCTTCCAGGTAAGTCACGATCCACGCGTGATGTCGTTCGCCGCCGTCGCCTACGACAACTGTGCGAGGATGTCCTTCCACGGTAGGGCAAATCTTCGGGACCCTCAGTGCGGGATCCGCCGCGGCGAGGTGGAGTAGAGCGCGCTGCTGGAAATCCAGGATGGCCTCGGATTCATCGCTATTCGCGATCTTTAACACCCAGGCCGTCTCCCCGTCTATTTCGAGGGCCGTGTTGAGGTCGCTATAACTGGGCAGGGCGCGCTGCGACGCCGCAAGTCCGAAAACCGAGCGAATGAGCGGCTCGATCGCGTCGGGCGAGAACGAAGGGCGCATGTGTTCAGGGCGACTCGAATCCTTGCCAGTTTTCCGTGTCGTAGTCGCAATCGCCACTGGGCCGGGTATCTTCAGGGACGTTGTACTGCCGGCGCAACCGCTCCAACTCCGCCTTCATGTCGGCAACGACGCCGGCGTAGTCCGGGTCGTCGTAGACACTCCGCAGCTCATCCGGGTCGGTTTCCAGGTCGAATAGCTCCCATTCATCCAGGAGGTAGAAATAGATCAGTTTGTGTCGGTCCGTGCGGACGCCATAGTGCCGCTGGACGCAATGGGCGTCGGGATATTCGTAGTAGTGGTAATAATGGCTGGTACGCCAGTCAGCCGGCGTGTCGCCCTGGAGGATCGGTTTCAGGCTGCGGCCCTGCATCGTGGCGGGCGGCGCGACGCCGGCCAATTCGAGAAAGGTGGGGCCGAAGTCGAGGTTGGATACAAAATCCTCGTTCACGCTTCCCGGCGCGATATGACGCGGCCAACGGACGATCAGCGGGGTACGAAGGGACTCCTCGTACATCCAGCGCTTGTCATACCACCCGTGTTCGCCCAGAAACCACCCCTGGTCGGAACTGTAGATGACGATGGTATTATCGGCGAGCCCCGTTTCATCGAGATACTCCAGTAAGCGTCCAATGTTGTCATCCACCGACGCCACGGCCCTCAGGTAGTCCTTGATATAGCGCTGGTATTTCCAGCGCGTGAGGGAGTCGCCCGTGAGCGGATGGGCCCGGAGCGCCTCGTTTTTGGGCTCATAGGCCGCATTCCAGGCCGCAAGCTGTTCCGCGGTAAGGTTGGATGGAGGGATGATCTTGAGGTCCAGCGCACGCAAGTTGCTGGCGATCATCATGTGCTGCTCGCGCGCCGAGCGGGTGCGGCCGGCGTAGTCGTCGAAAAGGGTCGCCGGCTCGGGGATGGTGACGTCGTCGTAGAGCGTGAGATGATCGGGGCCGGGGTCCCACGCCCGATGCGGCGCTTTGTGCTGATACATCAACATAAACGGCCTGGCGGGATCCCGCTTCGTTTGGAGCCAGTCCAGCGCGATATCGGTGATGATATCGGTTGTGTATCCCTCCACGCGCGACGTATCGTCCGGGGCGCCGATGAGCGGATTGTAATAGGTCCCCTGGTCGATGAGGGCTCGCCAGAAGTCGAAGCCGGTGGGGGTGCTCTGGAGATGCCATTTCCCGACGAGTGCCGTCTGGTAGCCGGCCTGCCGCAACAGCCTGGGAAAGGTGGTCTGGTCGCCGTCGAACGACTCGTTGTTCGTGATCTGTCCGTTAATGTGGTTATAGGTCCCGGTCAGGATAGTCGCCCGGCTCGGCGCGCAGATCGCGTTGGTCACGAAACAATGCTTGAACACCATGCCTTCACGCGCAAGGCGGTCGATTTGCGGCGTTTCGTTGATGACGGATCCGTACGCGCCGATAGCCTTTGTGCTGTGATCGTCGGAAAAAATAAAGACGATGTTCGGAGGAGCCGGGGCCTGTTGCGAACATGCGCCGGCCAGCCATGCGGCTACCACCAGCACAACCGGCCGAGCGAAGCCTGGGAGAAAACGGTGCATGATCGGATAGGGTGGTCAGGGGGATGCGTCCCGGATTGAATCCTGCCGGGGGTGAGAATGGGGGTAACATACAACGATTCCTCGGTATGTCACCAACACTCCCATGAGTTGCTAACGAGACCTAAACGGGACTATAACCCCACCCACGACCCAAAATGCATGCTCGTCCGCCGGCCCCACCGCGTCCGGTCTTCCGCGTCGGGGCCGGCGGCGTTATCGGGCTGTCGTCTGCCGGATCCAGGCCTCGATGGTTTCGAGGGCGCTGGGCGCCCTGGTTTCTTCGATCTGGCTGTACTCGGCCGGGAGGGTCGCTTTCCGCGAGTACAAGATCATAGATTCCCCGGTTAAACGCGGCCGTTCTACCGATCACGCCGGCGTCGACCCGCCGACGCCCCGGTCATCGTAGCGCTGCACCGCGATGCCCCGCCGCGTGAGGTAATCCGCCAGCCCGGGTTGGGCGGTTGCGGTGATAATAGTGAGTCCCATGATAACGGTGAGCAGCAGCACGCGCATGGTTATGTTCAGGTTTAGATACTTAGAGAATCATCTAAATGAACGGAGGTTTTGCGCGGAGGTTGCAGGAACGATATTTTACATCGGCCCTCCGTAGAAAATCGCTTTCAAGGAGGCCTGCGTCACCATATAGCCATCGCCATGAAGCCATCGTCCATGAATCGCCGTTCGTTTGTTCAGCAGGCTGCCGCACTCGCCGGCACGGCCCTCGTCGCCCCGAACATCATTGTTCGCTCTTCGCTTGACGGCGAGGTGATCGGTCATGGGGAGTTCAAGTACCGGGTACACAAGACGTGGGGGAATCTGGATCCTGGCGCGACGCCCGTCAAGAACTGCCACGAGATGGTGATGGATTCGAAGAAGCGCCTCATCATGGTGACGGACGAGGCGAAGAACAACATCCTGGTGTACGATAAGTCCGGCAAGCTGCTGGAAAGCTGGGGTACTGAGTATCCGGGCGGGCACGGGCTGACGTTGTGGGAAGCCGGCGGGGAGGAATTCCTCTTTATCTGCGACCCCGGCCTCGGGTTGGTCGTGAAGACCACGCTCGACGGGCAGGTGCTGCTGCGGATCGAGCATCCAAAGACCATTGGACAGTACGCGGAAAACGACCCGTTCCTGCCGACGGAGACGGCGATCGGGCCGAACGGCGACATCTACGTGGCGGACGGGTACGGGTCGCAGTACATCCTCCAGTATTCGATGACGGGCGAGTTCATCCGCAAGTTCGGGGGCAAGGGGGATGGGGCCGATCAGTTCCAGACGGCGCACGGCGTGTGCGTGGATACACGGAGCCCGGAGGGCCCGACGTTGCTCATTACTTCGCGCGTCCACAATGCGTTTAAGCGGTTCACGCTGGACGGGACGTATCTCTCGACGATCTTCCTTCCGGGCGCGTTTGTGTGCCGGCCGGTCATCTCCGGCGACCACCTGTACGCCGGCGTCTGCTGGTCTCGCCTGAAGTACCTGAACCAGACGGATCGTTCGGGCTTCGTCACCATTCTCGACAAGGACGACCGGGTGGTCTCGAACCCCGGCGGCACCCCGCCGGTCTACCGCAACGGCGAACTGCAACTCATGGTGCAGGATCTCCCGATCTTCTTCCACTGCCACGACGTCTGCGTGGACGACGACGAGAACATCTACGTGTGCCAGTGGAACGCGGAGAAAACCTACCCGATCAAGCTTGAAAGGATTTAAGGGGTTTAAGGGCCTATTCATTGAACCTTAAACTTCGAACCTTTAATACTGTGGACTGCTATCGCACATCTGGGCCATTCCTGGTGATCAGGCCCCTCCTCGGATCGAGGAGGGGCGAGTTCTGACGTCGATTTATCGAAGTCAGAACGGGGAGGAGTAAAGCCCGGCGTCAACGCAGGTCATTTTTTTGCAATTCGACCTGAGAGCCGAGTTTGCGAAAATTCAGGTAGAGACGGCGGGGCGTCGTTTGACGCATCTGCCCGGTATCGCTTCGCTCCTCCCCATCCCGTCAACGCTTCGCTCCGACGGGATTTGCCCCTCCTCGGATCGAGGAGGGGCCTGGCCGTCAGGCACGGTTAAGCTCCAAAAAATGTCCAAAGTATTAAACCTCGAACCTTGAACCCTTAAACGCCAGCAGCCGCAATCCATTCAACGACACCAGCACGGTGCTGCCTTCGTGGCCTATGACGGCGAGGGGGAGGGGGAGGTTGACGGTGAGGATCGACACGATCATCACGACGATCATGAAGAGGGCAAAGCCGAGGTTGACGTAGAGCGTCTGCCGCGCCTTGCGGCTCAGTTCGACCATATAGGGTAAGAGGGTGAGGTCGTCGCCCATGAGGACGACGTCGGCCGTCTCCAGGGCGACATCGCTGCCAATAGCGCCCATGGCGATGCCCATCGACGCCTTTGCGAGCGCCGGCGCGTCGTTGACGCCGTCGCCCACCATGGCGACGGCCCCGTAGGTGCGCTGGAGTTCGTCCAACACCGCCATCTTTTCAGCCGGCAGCCGGCCGGCATACACGGCATCCACCCCCGCTTCCTTGCCGATGGCCTCGGCGACCGCCTGGTTGTCGCCGGTGATCATGGCGATGTGCTGGATGCCCAGCCGTTTCAGCGCCAGGATGGCCGCCGGCGCCTCCGGGCGCAGGGCGTCGGCAAAGGCGAGGACGCCCGCGATGTGTTCCGCTCCGTGGCCGGCACCGATGCCGACGAAGACGCTCGTTTTTCCCTCGGCTTCCAGCCGGTGGAGCGCCTCAATGGCCGCGGTCGATGGGCCGGCCTCTTCGAAAAAACGAGCGTTGCCGATACGCACGGTGTGCCCGTCCACGCGCCCACGGACTCCCATGCCGGCCACGGCCTCAAAGTGCTGTGGTATGGCGATGGGGATCTCCCGGTCGTTCGCGGCGCCCACGGTTGCCTGGGCGAGCGAGTGTTCGGACCCCGACTGGAGCGAGGCGGCGAGGGCCAGGAGCGCATTTTCATCGCCGGCCCAGGACCCGTTTGCCGTCGGGAGGAGGACGATGTCGGTCACCGTGCGCCGGCCGATCGTAAGCGTTCCCGTCTTGTCGAACGCAATCGCCCGGATGTCCGCCCCGCGTTCGACGTAGACGCCGCCTTTAAACAGGATGCCGCGCCGGGCGGCGTTGCCGATCGCTGAGAGGATTGTCGCCGGCGTGCTGATGACGAGGGCGCAAGGGGATGCGGCCACCATGAGCGTCATGGCGCGATAAAAGGCGGGATCGAACGCCTCGCCGAGCACCAGGAGCGGGAACGCGATGGCAAGCCCCGTGAACACGATCACCGCCATCGCATAATACTGCTCGGCCGTGTCGATGAAGCGCTGGGTCTGCGCCTTTTCGCCCTGGGCGACTTCCACGAGTTGGATGAGCTTCGCGATGGTCGACTCCGCCGCCCGGCGCGTGACGCGGATTTCCAGCGAGCCGTTTTCGTTGAGCGTCCCGCCGAAGACCGTGTCGCCGGGCTTTTTGGGTATCGGGACGGATTCGCCCGTGAGTGAGGCCTGGTCTACCTTGCTGGCGCCGGCAACCACCTCGCCATCCAACGGCACGAGGTCGCCCGGCCGCACCTGGACGAGTTCGCCCACCTGGATCTCGCCGGCCGGCGCCTGGACCCATACGCCGTTCCGGGACACGCGCGCCTGCTGGGGGTTGAGCTTCATCAGCTCTCGAATGGCGTTTCGGCTCCGATCGATTGCAAAATGCTGAAGCGTGTTCGAGAGGGAAAAGAGGAAAAGCAGCATGGCCCCTTCGAACGGGGCGTCGACGAGCGCCGCGCCGATGGCGGCGAGCACCATCAGCAGATCGATGTCGATCCGCCACTCACGCAGGGCCGACAGGGCGCTACGGAGGCCCATATATCCACCCGATGTATACGATATGGCGTATAACGAGGTCGCGAGCGCGGGTGATGCGTCTTGCCAGTGAGCGATGAGACCGGCCATCATGGACAAAAAAGCCAGCGCCGTGAGGCCTATCTCCAGTCTTCGCGTTTTGATCGGTTGTCCCATTTGATCGTTTATCGGGCGCAGCGGAAGCCGATGGTGTCCGACGTCACTTCCCCGAGTGTTCCGGAGCGCCAGAATGTCTGGTTAAGATAGGCTTCCGACTTGAAACTCCGTCCCGATAAGGGAGATGGCGCTTCATGAGGACCAGGAGTGCGCCAGATCTCACCCAGCGGCGCACCCATAAGTGGATTCACGGTTCCGTGAGAAGTTTCTAGCGTACGCCGAGCGTGAAGTGCTACCCGCCGGCCATTGTCCCACGTCCCTGCACCTCCTCGGCCGGCTACTCTGTCCACGCTATTCGCTGTTGCATTCTAGTCTGGTCCCGGGATTGGTCCGCAGATCCGGGGCCCTTGCTGTTCAGGGTAACGAATAGGGCATTCGTACAGGCCTTTTTGCTTGCGTCAGCAGTTCGCTGCCTGGTTTCTGGTCATCGTTTGTTTCGCTCCGGCCGCTGTGCTGGCCCAGGGGACCTCCGCCGAACACGCGGCGGACGACGCGTACTGGGCGCAAAAGGCGCAGGCCTATCCCCCTTTTGAGGTCAACCTGAGCGCGCTGCGGGTGGCCTCGGCCGGCGAAATGTGCACTCTGGGCCAGTGGGGACCCGTGCTGGAGTGGCCGCACATCCCCGTCACCGCCGCCAATCTACCCGACGGCCGGGTGCTGACCTGGCGTCGAATGAGGAGGATGCCTTCCCCTCCGGACCCGAATACACCTTTGCCGCGGCCTGGCATCCCGTTTCGGGGACGTTCCAGCTGGTGCCGCACACCTCACACGACATGTTCTGCGCCGGCCAGGTGATGCTGGAAGATGGACGCGTGCTCGTCAACGGCGGGCGCGATACGGTGTCCACGACGAGTTCTTTGATTTTACGACCAACACCTGGACCAAAGTCCAGCCGATGAGCAACGGCCGCTGGTACCCGACCTCCGTGGCGCTCGCGATTGGATCGACTTCACCGACGGCGGCGGGGCCGACGGGCTCGAAGGATCGCAGGTTGGCAGGTTGAGAACCTGTAACCTGCAACTTGCCAACCTGTAACCTGCAACTTGCCAACCTGTCAACCAATCACTTCCACCCCTTTCCAGAACGCCACGTAGTCCGTGATTTCGGCGGCGGCGTCTTTGGGGGCTGGGTAGTACCAGGCGGCGGCCTCGTTGGTCTGGCCTTCGACGACGAGGTTGTAGTAACTCGCCGAGCCTTTCCACGGGCAGAAGGTTTTCATCGGGTTGAGGCGGAAGTATTCCGAGTGGATCGCGTCCGGCGGGAAGTAGTGGTTGCCTTCTATGACGATGGTCGCGTCGCTTTCGGCGACGACGGTGTTTTTCCAGATAGCTTTCATCTGAGGTACGCCTGGGGATCGTGATGGCAGAATGTAAACAGTGGGATATGTGGGATTTCGGTGCTAACGTCGTTTCGGGCGATGCGTTTCACCGGCCGGCGGCGAGCGCGTAGGCGAGCAGGCCGGCGCGGAGGGTCCAGGCGGCCGTGCGGATCCAATTGGTGCGAACGAGTTTGCGGTGGGCGTCGGCGGAGAAGCCGGCTTCGAGGCGGGTGTGTTGCGGCACCTGGAGGAAGGCCGTGGAGGCCCAGATGACGCCGACGAGCCCCAGGCCGACCCAGAGGAGCTGGGCCGGCACGCCGGCCGGCGGCCGTGCGACAAGCGCAATCGCGGTCGCCAGTTCGACGGCCATCGGTGGGAAGACGACCCACGTGATGGCGCGTTCGTGGGCGCGCTGGTAGGCGGCAAAACCCTCGCGACCGACCCGGCTAAAGAGCGGATAATGGACGATCTGGATGACGAGGATGACACCCAGCATGAACCAGGTGACGAAGGCGTTGACGAGCAGAAGATCGATAGTCATGAGGGCGACGCCGGCGAAAGTGGGATCTGTTGGGGTACGAAGCGGCCGAGTTGATGCCGCAGCGCTGATTCAAGATCCGGGTACTGGAAGATAAATCCGTCGTCGATCAGGCGTGCCGGCGCGAGGCGCAGGCTTTTAAATAAGGTCTCGTCCGCCATCTGGCCCAGAACGGACAGGGTGAGGGCCGGCGGGATGCGGCCCGCGACGGGGCGCCGCAGCACCCGCCCGAGCGTCGTCGTGAAGTCGCGCTGGGCGACGGGGCGGGGGCCGACGAGGTTCACCGCTCCTGACAGCGCGCTGTTCATCACCAGATGGCCGATGGCGTACACCAGGTCGTCCGGCGCGATCCAACTCATGAAGTCGGCCGAACGCCCGACCTGCACGCCAGCGCCCAAGGCGAAGGGCCGGACGAGCTGGGCGAGGGCGCCCCCGCGGGGGGTGAGCACGACGCCGATGCGGAGAAGGACAGTTCGAATGCCGGCGGCGGTCGCCGGCGCGGTAGCGCCCTCCCAGCTTGCACAGACGCGCGCGAGGAAGGTAGCGTCGGCGGTCGGGGTCCGTTCGTCGAGCGCTTCGTCTCCCCGGTCGCCGTAGATGGCGATGCCCGAGGCCGAGAGGAACGCGGTTGGCGGAGCCTTGAGCCGTGCGAGGGTGTCGGCGAGGAGGTGCGTCCCACGGATGCGGCTCTGCTCGATGCGCGCCCGTTTTGCGGCGGTCCACCGCAGGGCCACGATGGACTCACCGGCCAGGTGGACGACCGCGTCCAGCCCTTCGAGCTTGCCGGCGTCGATCTCGCCCGTATCCGGGTCCCAGAAAACCGCGTCCGGCGCGGCGCTACGGCCCCGCACCAGGCGGAGTACCTGATGCCCGCCCGTAGTGAGGAATGCCGTCAGCAGCCGGCCGACCATGCCCGATGCGCCCGTGATGGCGATGCGGAGGGAGCGGCCGGTGGGGTTGATCGCCTGGTGGACGCGTAGGTCGGTCCGTGTCGTCGCATGGCGGTAGGTGAACTGGCTGTCGAGCT
Protein-coding regions in this window:
- a CDS encoding sulfatase, with the translated sequence MHRFLPGFARPVVLVVAAWLAGACSQQAPAPPNIVFIFSDDHSTKAIGAYGSVINETPQIDRLAREGMVFKHCFVTNAICAPSRATILTGTYNHINGQITNNESFDGDQTTFPRLLRQAGYQTALVGKWHLQSTPTGFDFWRALIDQGTYYNPLIGAPDDTSRVEGYTTDIITDIALDWLQTKRDPARPFMLMYQHKAPHRAWDPGPDHLTLYDDVTIPEPATLFDDYAGRTRSAREQHMMIASNLRALDLKIIPPSNLTAEQLAAWNAAYEPKNEALRAHPLTGDSLTRWKYQRYIKDYLRAVASVDDNIGRLLEYLDETGLADNTIVIYSSDQGWFLGEHGWYDKRWMYEESLRTPLIVRWPRHIAPGSVNEDFVSNLDFGPTFLELAGVAPPATMQGRSLKPILQGDTPADWRTSHYYHYYEYPDAHCVQRHYGVRTDRHKLIYFYLLDEWELFDLETDPDELRSVYDDPDYAGVVADMKAELERLRRQYNVPEDTRPSGDCDYDTENWQGFESP
- a CDS encoding aminotransferase class III-fold pyridoxal phosphate-dependent enzyme, translating into MHTNHSYNDLLALRRRHLGPSLSLSYREPLKIVRGRGQYLYDEAGRAYLDGVNNVCHVGHSHPRVVSAIAEQAGRLNTNTRYLHDGLVEYARRLTATFPEPLSVCYFVCSGTEANELALRLARTYTGRQDVIALDHAYHGNSAATIDISPYKFNSRGGRGAPPWVHIAPAPDPYRGLYRDTSTDLGARYAGPVAALAAAHPPAAFIAESILSCGGQIVLPDGFLAAAYAAVRAAGGVCIADEVQVGFGRVGSHFWAFETQGVVPDIVTMGKPIGNGHPMGAVVTTPAIADAFNNGMEYFNTFGGNPVSCAAGLAVLDVIEAEGLQQHALETGAYFLDELRALKDRHPAIGDVRGLGLFIGVEFVADRVTRTPDPATASAAVEALKQEGILLSTDGPDHNVIKIKPPLPFDRGNVHSISSALSQFLSAR
- a CDS encoding phosphotransferase, encoding MRPSFSPDAIEPLIRSVFGLAASQRALPSYSDLNTALEIDGETAWVLKIANSDESEAILDFQQRALLHLAAADPALRVPKICPTVEGHPRTVVVGDGGERHHAWIVTYLEGRFLADLPEHPPALLRDVGRYFGRLDRALSGYGHEAMQRTLRWDLRQAGLAFPCLPAITDPARRRFAEDILDRFANQTSTALDRLRMQVIHNDANDHNVLVPAAGATIRVSGVIDFGDLIWTALVCEPAIAATYALLGKSEPVDAALHVFEGFNAVFPLTEEELALAFELILLRLAMSVCYSARERARAPDNAYLAVSEAPAWEALQRLTRLDRAAVHARFVAIRQDPKGFENPSGLTPTS
- a CDS encoding TIGR01777 family oxidoreductase, giving the protein MPNRTYTSSMPVSAEALFAWHERPGAFERLVPPWAPVTLASFEGIRDGQRAVLLLGKPPARIRWVAEHADYVAGRQFRDIQRSGPFHRWDHTHHMEPIDDNSSRLVDALRYELPLGRLGDRIGGGLIRRQLDSQFTYRHATTRTDLRVHQAINPTGRSLRIAITGASGMVGRLLTAFLTTGGHQVLRLVRGRSAAPDAVFWDPDTGEIDAGKLEGLDAVVHLAGESIVALRWTAAKRARIEQSRIRGTHLLADTLARLKAPPTAFLSASGIAIYGDRGDEALDERTPTADATFLARVCASWEGATAPATAAGIRTVLLRIGVVLTPRGGALAQLVRPFALGAGVQVGRSADFMSWIAPDDLVYAIGHLVMNSALSGAVNLVGPRPVAQRDFTTTLGRVLRRPVAGRIPPALTLSVLGQMADETLFKSLRLAPARLIDDGFIFQYPDLESALRHQLGRFVPQQIPLSPASPS
- a CDS encoding heavy metal translocating P-type ATPase, with the protein product MMAGLIAHWQDASPALATSLYAISYTSGGYMGLRSALSALREWRIDIDLLMVLAAIGAALVDAPFEGAMLLFLFSLSNTLQHFAIDRSRNAIRELMKLNPQQARVSRNGVWVQAPAGEIQVGELVQVRPGDLVPLDGEVVAGASKVDQASLTGESVPIPKKPGDTVFGGTLNENGSLEIRVTRRAAESTIAKLIQLVEVAQGEKAQTQRFIDTAEQYYAMAVIVFTGLAIAFPLLVLGEAFDPAFYRAMTLMVAASPCALVISTPATILSAIGNAARRGILFKGGVYVERGADIRAIAFDKTGTLTIGRRTVTDIVLLPTANGSWAGDENALLALAASLQSGSEHSLAQATVGAANDREIPIAIPQHFEAVAGMGVRGRVDGHTVRIGNARFFEEAGPSTAAIEALHRLEAEGKTSVFVGIGAGHGAEHIAGVLAFADALRPEAPAAILALKRLGIQHIAMITGDNQAVAEAIGKEAGVDAVYAGRLPAEKMAVLDELQRTYGAVAMVGDGVNDAPALAKASMGIAMGAIGSDVALETADVVLMGDDLTLLPYMVELSRKARQTLYVNLGFALFMIVVMIVSILTVNLPLPLAVIGHEGSTVLVSLNGLRLLAFKGSRFEV
- a CDS encoding DUF427 domain-containing protein encodes the protein MKAIWKNTVVAESDATIVIEGNHYFPPDAIHSEYFRLNPMKTFCPWKGSASYYNLVVEGQTNEAAAWYYPAPKDAAAEITDYVAFWKGVEVIG